A region of Cataglyphis hispanica isolate Lineage 1 chromosome 8, ULB_Chis1_1.0, whole genome shotgun sequence DNA encodes the following proteins:
- the LOC126851688 gene encoding zinc finger protein 271-like isoform X1: MSRKFNGATTRSPAGHANYLKRRTKRTDVISVVMKLNVVPAVFPIMEVTTEEAQAVLLEGMEGAQYITIQRADGESLSKGVPLLSLNGELISEGMVVDMINAGVGTDYGTATQYYEADDLLSHELTENVNYVMQEDRRLAAALVAVQFHQHQKQQQLHIQSQHEDPTLPDVSQLETLAPVNSYSIQTVSEPNATPPVYPPLQPFKRITQNVKQEFINVKSEYDVEVSTESSEDATSASGPKRTLPHKKRIPRKLKQQQTKKNATRKDNKSGQENTTVELTSEVQTNVFKCELCSSKFNSQLKFFEHLKVHYEPVKQETRIAQATNTNITISVPETVHSLENTVIEEFSEPEDLMEGIRGVVEETGAHIDDDTDSPLPIANNESSLWTITDATEVQQRDQQQIKPSAVSENKNSDEKGKTDIPQTAKKKKSPKTRKSSDDLTCRECNRSFHHKNSLVYHMRSHSGDRPHQCEICSKRFFAASALKVHMRLHSGDKPYKCEVCGRHFRQWGDLKYHSTSIHSEQKQYQCEYCAKEFARKYSLIVHRRIHTGEKNYRCEYCSKTFRASSYLQNHRRIHTGEKPHPCTVCGKPFRVRSDMKRHMHTHSRAKTNDKQQSLNRILTGKNVESVEGDKVQAKTIQDLVRDLKLEVEATGNVVDIVPPDDNPESILPHTGQNLEYTITSTADTITADRDPLEAVARTTDNMQYFFGPI, encoded by the exons ATGTCACGCAAATTTAACGGGGCGACAACAAGGAGTCCAGCCGGGCACGCGAATTATCTCAAACGAAG AACAAAAAGAACAGATGTTATTTCAGTGGTCATGAAGCTTAATG TTGTACCAGCAGTATTCCCAATTATGGAAGTCACAACAGAGGAAGCACAAGCTGTGCTCTTGGAGGGAATGGAAGGTGCACAGTATATCACTATTCAAAGGGCTGATGGAGAATCTTTAAGCAAAGGAGTGCCGCTGTTATCTCTAAATGGTGAATTAATCTCGGAAGGTATGGTTGTGGATATGATCAATGCTGGTGTTGGCACGGATTACGGCACGGCTACACAATATTACGAGGCAGACGATTTATTGTCGCACGAATTAACAGAG AATGTGAATTATGTGATGCAGGAGGACCGTAGGCTTGCTGCAGCTCTGGTTGCGGTACAGTTTCATCAGCACCAGAAGCAGCAACAACTCCATATCCAGTCTCAACACGAGGATCCGACTCTACCGGACGTTTCTCAACTGGAAACTCTAGCGCCCGTGAATTCATACTCGATTCAAACGGTGTCAGAACCGAATGCCACTCCTCCTGTATATCCACCCTTGCAACCATTTAAAAGAATCACGCAAAACGTAAAACAGGAGTTTATCAATGTTAAGAGTGAATATGATGTTGAGGTTTCTACAGAGAGCAGTGAAGATGCCACGTCGGCGTCTGGACCTAAGAGAACTTTACCGCACAAGAAGAGGATACCTCGTAAGCTGAAACAGCAACAGACCAAAAAGAATGCGACACGGAAAGATAATAAGTCGGGTCAAGAAAATACAACAGTTGAATTGACTAGTGAAGTCCAGactaatgtttttaaatgtgaATTGTGTAGTTCTAAATTTAACAGTCAGCTGAAGTTCTTTGAACATTTAAAG gtGCATTATGAACCGGTAAAACAAGAGACACGAATAGCTCAAGCGACGAATACTAATATCACAATATCAGTGCCAGAAACAGTACATAGTCTAGAAAATACTGTAATTGAAGAATTCAGTGAACCTGAAGACCTTATGGAAGGTATTCGAGGTGTAG tGGAAGAAACTGGTGCACATATTGATGATGATACAGACTCTCCACTACCCATTGCAAACAACGAATCGTCATTATGGACCATTACCGATGCCACAGAGGTACAACAGAGGGACCAACAACAAATAAAACCATCGGCCGTTagcgagaataaaaattccgATGAGAAGGGGAAGACTGACATTCCACAGACTgctaagaaaaagaaatcaccAAAAACGCGAAAATCAA GTGATGATTTGACGTGTCGTGAGTGCAATCGTTCATTCCatcataaaaatagtttagtCTATCATATGCGATCTCACAGCGGAGATCGACCGCATCAGTGCGAGATTTGTAGCAAACGTTTTTTTGCTGCTAGCGCATTAAAG GTACATATGAGACTTCATAGCGGTGACAAACCATACAAATGCGAGGTGTGCGGACGACACTTCCGACAGTGGGGCGACCTGAAATATCACTCGACGAGTATTCATTCAGAGCAGAAACAATATCAGTGCGAATATTGCGCCAAAGAATTTGCACGAAAGTACTCGTTAATTGTGCATAGGCGTATTCACActggagagaaaaattatcgctGCGAGTATTGCAGCAAAACGTTCCGAGCGAGTAGTTACTTACAAAATCATCGTCGTATACATACCGGTGAGAAGCCACATCCATGCACAGTGTGCGGGAAACCGTTTAGAGTTCGAAGCGACATGAAAAGACACATGCATACGCATTCTCGAGCGAAGACGAATGATAAACAGCAGTCGCTGAACAGGATTCTAACGGGGAAGAATGTGGAAAGTGTGGAGGGCGATAAAGTACAGGCGAAAACGATTCAGGATCTCGTGAGAGATCTAAAATTGGAAGTTGAGGCGACAGGCAATGTAGTGGACATCGTTCCTCCGGACGATAATCCGGAGAGCATTTTACCGCATACTGGACAAAACTTGGAATACACTATAACATCGACGGCAGATACTATAACCGCAGACAGAGATCCCCTGGAAGCTGTTGCGCGAACGACTGATAACAT gcaatatttttttggacCGATATAA
- the LOC126851688 gene encoding zinc finger protein 271-like isoform X3: MEVTTEEAQAVLLEGMEGAQYITIQRADGESLSKGVPLLSLNGELISEGMVVDMINAGVGTDYGTATQYYEADDLLSHELTENVNYVMQEDRRLAAALVAVQFHQHQKQQQLHIQSQHEDPTLPDVSQLETLAPVNSYSIQTVSEPNATPPVYPPLQPFKRITQNVKQEFINVKSEYDVEVSTESSEDATSASGPKRTLPHKKRIPRKLKQQQTKKNATRKDNKSGQENTTVELTSEVQTNVFKCELCSSKFNSQLKFFEHLKVHYEPVKQETRIAQATNTNITISVPETVHSLENTVIEEFSEPEDLMEGIRGVVEETGAHIDDDTDSPLPIANNESSLWTITDATEVQQRDQQQIKPSAVSENKNSDEKGKTDIPQTAKKKKSPKTRKSSDDLTCRECNRSFHHKNSLVYHMRSHSGDRPHQCEICSKRFFAASALKVHMRLHSGDKPYKCEVCGRHFRQWGDLKYHSTSIHSEQKQYQCEYCAKEFARKYSLIVHRRIHTGEKNYRCEYCSKTFRASSYLQNHRRIHTGEKPHPCTVCGKPFRVRSDMKRHMHTHSRAKTNDKQQSLNRILTGKNVESVEGDKVQAKTIQDLVRDLKLEVEATGNVVDIVPPDDNPESILPHTGQNLEYTITSTADTITADRDPLEAVARTTDNMQYFFGPI, from the exons ATGGAAGTCACAACAGAGGAAGCACAAGCTGTGCTCTTGGAGGGAATGGAAGGTGCACAGTATATCACTATTCAAAGGGCTGATGGAGAATCTTTAAGCAAAGGAGTGCCGCTGTTATCTCTAAATGGTGAATTAATCTCGGAAGGTATGGTTGTGGATATGATCAATGCTGGTGTTGGCACGGATTACGGCACGGCTACACAATATTACGAGGCAGACGATTTATTGTCGCACGAATTAACAGAG AATGTGAATTATGTGATGCAGGAGGACCGTAGGCTTGCTGCAGCTCTGGTTGCGGTACAGTTTCATCAGCACCAGAAGCAGCAACAACTCCATATCCAGTCTCAACACGAGGATCCGACTCTACCGGACGTTTCTCAACTGGAAACTCTAGCGCCCGTGAATTCATACTCGATTCAAACGGTGTCAGAACCGAATGCCACTCCTCCTGTATATCCACCCTTGCAACCATTTAAAAGAATCACGCAAAACGTAAAACAGGAGTTTATCAATGTTAAGAGTGAATATGATGTTGAGGTTTCTACAGAGAGCAGTGAAGATGCCACGTCGGCGTCTGGACCTAAGAGAACTTTACCGCACAAGAAGAGGATACCTCGTAAGCTGAAACAGCAACAGACCAAAAAGAATGCGACACGGAAAGATAATAAGTCGGGTCAAGAAAATACAACAGTTGAATTGACTAGTGAAGTCCAGactaatgtttttaaatgtgaATTGTGTAGTTCTAAATTTAACAGTCAGCTGAAGTTCTTTGAACATTTAAAG gtGCATTATGAACCGGTAAAACAAGAGACACGAATAGCTCAAGCGACGAATACTAATATCACAATATCAGTGCCAGAAACAGTACATAGTCTAGAAAATACTGTAATTGAAGAATTCAGTGAACCTGAAGACCTTATGGAAGGTATTCGAGGTGTAG tGGAAGAAACTGGTGCACATATTGATGATGATACAGACTCTCCACTACCCATTGCAAACAACGAATCGTCATTATGGACCATTACCGATGCCACAGAGGTACAACAGAGGGACCAACAACAAATAAAACCATCGGCCGTTagcgagaataaaaattccgATGAGAAGGGGAAGACTGACATTCCACAGACTgctaagaaaaagaaatcaccAAAAACGCGAAAATCAA GTGATGATTTGACGTGTCGTGAGTGCAATCGTTCATTCCatcataaaaatagtttagtCTATCATATGCGATCTCACAGCGGAGATCGACCGCATCAGTGCGAGATTTGTAGCAAACGTTTTTTTGCTGCTAGCGCATTAAAG GTACATATGAGACTTCATAGCGGTGACAAACCATACAAATGCGAGGTGTGCGGACGACACTTCCGACAGTGGGGCGACCTGAAATATCACTCGACGAGTATTCATTCAGAGCAGAAACAATATCAGTGCGAATATTGCGCCAAAGAATTTGCACGAAAGTACTCGTTAATTGTGCATAGGCGTATTCACActggagagaaaaattatcgctGCGAGTATTGCAGCAAAACGTTCCGAGCGAGTAGTTACTTACAAAATCATCGTCGTATACATACCGGTGAGAAGCCACATCCATGCACAGTGTGCGGGAAACCGTTTAGAGTTCGAAGCGACATGAAAAGACACATGCATACGCATTCTCGAGCGAAGACGAATGATAAACAGCAGTCGCTGAACAGGATTCTAACGGGGAAGAATGTGGAAAGTGTGGAGGGCGATAAAGTACAGGCGAAAACGATTCAGGATCTCGTGAGAGATCTAAAATTGGAAGTTGAGGCGACAGGCAATGTAGTGGACATCGTTCCTCCGGACGATAATCCGGAGAGCATTTTACCGCATACTGGACAAAACTTGGAATACACTATAACATCGACGGCAGATACTATAACCGCAGACAGAGATCCCCTGGAAGCTGTTGCGCGAACGACTGATAACAT gcaatatttttttggacCGATATAA
- the LOC126851687 gene encoding Bardet-Biedl syndrome 7 protein homolog isoform X2, protein MTLALSRIDYTTVGVTSRGTTVIFPPNEAIKQPQKFAVADHDGILHIYGMKKGELQLSFKSLPGPKIHKMVLGGTIGMPRDKIYIAYDSSVRGFTRKGKLFLEFDTSLIDPISALYVLGPDLAACARDLYHRYRDCKDADSYLAGETLHDVVLLPGDGNVVYAILACADCAVRVLHGTRSPTVLRLPSAPTVLSVYRDGEVYSKDRVLVGTADGRIGLLILQGNKTLRITWLLTSTGSGITSLDTHQLQDGIDILVGRQDGVVEVYTFPDEDVTSTLRYHYNAGESISTVVGGIIGIANYPEVLVTTYSGRIFGLTTSPPGLLEAGQSDVGLARLKLEIQQLQEKLNEEKESSNFMPDPLAPLILALNHKMILHKEDASYSLSIELDASIDNILIQSDTPIDLLETENNSAVVSLSACDPRDGNFVLATYRCQINTNRLEMRLRSIEGQPGTLQIYVTSQVQPKRCRKILIPIYALSLHVRQHEDDDTTQSSGPFNELKLNGNFTIAEMHAWLSLILPDVPERPHIHEGEAVLIYISSFIGTVLKCKYKKGSALFLGESISSIIILRDILTKEATKRKIKLDVFCEVAEGSISKVLELILPRLNTAHDLVQKIKILDALEEWELKSNPKENLCSEYQELLEKETEIRSLMMKDTEILNRLHAIITDLYVDWERAKRSRRISGKEATAKLQSALESRDLATILQIFTGKADTVVSTLIPAVI, encoded by the exons ATGACGTTAGCGCTGTCAAGAATAGATTACACGACGGTAGGAGTTACCTCACGTGGCACAACTGTCATATTTCCACCTAATGAAGCAATTAAACAGCCGCAAAAATTCGCCGTTGCGGATCACGATGGCATACTGCACATTTATg GCATGAAAAAGGGAGAGCTGCAATTGTCTTTTAAATCTTTGCCTGGCCCAAAAATCCATAAAATGGTCCTTGGTGGCACGATAGGTATGCCGAGggataagatttatattgcgTATGACAGCTCCGTAAGGGGATTCACGAGAAAAGGCAAACTGTTCTTGGAGTTTGATACCAGTCTTATAGATCCAATTTCCGCCTT ATATGTTCTTGGTCCTGATCTCGCGGCGTGTGCGCGCGATCTCTATCACAGATACAGGGATTGCAAAGACGCCGATTCCTATCTGGCCGGGGAAACTTTGCACGATGTCGTGCTCTTGCCCGGAGACGGCAATGTGGTGTATGCTATTCTCGCTTGTGCAGACTGCGCG GTACGCGTTCTACATGGCACAAGAAGTCCGACCGTCCTGAGATTACCGAGTGCTCCTACGGTGCTCTCTGTATATAG AGATGGAGAGGTATATTCGAAAGATCGCGTCTTGGTTGGCACCGCGGATGGTAGAATCGGACTGCTAATTCTCCAAGGCAATAAAACTCTCCGAATCACCTGGTTATTGACTTCGACAGGTTCGGGAATCACTTCGTTGGATACTCATCAGTTGCAGGACGGTATAGACATCCTTGTGGGTCGACAAGACGGAGTCGTCGAGGTATACACGTTTCCCGATGAAGATGTGACGTCCACTCTACGCTATCACTAT AATGCCGGCGAAAGTATTAGTACAGTCGTAGGTGGTATAATTGGTATCGCCAATTATCCCGAGGTTCTCGTAACGACTTATTCAGGCCGAATATTTGGATTGACTACCAGTCCGCCTGGTTTGCTAGAAGCAGGACAAAGCGATGTTGGATTGGCCAGACTAAAACTAGAGATACAACAACTGCAGGAGAAATTGAATGAGGAGAAAGAGTCGTCCAATTTCATGCCTGATCCTTTAGCACCTTTGATATTAGCACTGAATCATAA GATGATTTTACATAAAGAGGATGCGTCGTATTCCCTTTCTATAGAGCTGGACGCGTCGATCGACAATATTCTCATACAATCGGATACACCTATCGACCTGTTGGAGACGGAGAACAACAGCGCAGTGGTCAGTCTATCCGCTTGCGATCCTAGAGATGGCAATTTCGTTCTTGCTACTTATCGATGCcaa ATTAATACAAATCGATTGGAAATGAGATTGAGATCAATCGAGGGTCAACCGGGTACCTTGCAGATTTATGTAACATCTCAg GTGCAGCCGAAACGTTGTCGTAAAATCTTAATTCCTATTTATGCCTTGTCTTTACACGTCAGACAGCACGAGGACGATGACACCACACAGTCCAGTGGTccatttaatgaattaaaattaaacggcAATTTCACGATTGCCGAG ATGCATGCATGGCTTTCTCTGATATTACCGGATGTGCCTGAAAGGCCTCATATTCACGAGGGCGAAGCtgtcttaatatatatctcatccTTCATCGGGACGGTCctcaaatgcaaatataa AAAAGGAAGTGCGCTTTTTCTCGGCGAGAGTATATCCAGTATCATAATTCTTAGAGACATATTGACGAAGGAAGCAACGAAACGAAAGATAAAGCTAGACGTGTTTTGCG AAGTAGCAGAAGGAAGTATATCTAAAGTCCTAGAATTGATTCTTCCCCGATTAAATACAGCCCACGATTtagtacagaaaataaaaattctggaCGCTCTCGAGGAATGGGAACTCAAGTCCAATCCAAAGGAAAATTTATGCTCCGAATATCAAGAATTGCTAGAGAAGGAAACAGAGATCAGATCGCTTATGATGAAGGATACCGAGATTCTGAATAGATTGCACGCAATCATTACCGACTTATACGTAGACTGGGAACGAGCAAAACGATCTCGAAG GATTAGTGGTAAGGAGGCCACGGCAAAGCTTCAAAGTGCTCTTGAATCTAGGGACTTAGCCACTATCTTACAAATTTTCACTGGTAAAGCTGATACAGTCGTATCAACACTAATACCTGCGGTTATTTAG
- the LOC126851687 gene encoding Bardet-Biedl syndrome 7 protein homolog isoform X1, whose translation MTLALSRIDYTTVGVTSRGTTVIFPPNEAIKQPQKFAVADHDGILHIYGMKKGELQLSFKSLPGPKIHKMVLGGTIGMPRDKIYIAYDSSVRGFTRKGKLFLEFDTSLIDPISALFTLSRYVLGPDLAACARDLYHRYRDCKDADSYLAGETLHDVVLLPGDGNVVYAILACADCAVRVLHGTRSPTVLRLPSAPTVLSVYRDGEVYSKDRVLVGTADGRIGLLILQGNKTLRITWLLTSTGSGITSLDTHQLQDGIDILVGRQDGVVEVYTFPDEDVTSTLRYHYNAGESISTVVGGIIGIANYPEVLVTTYSGRIFGLTTSPPGLLEAGQSDVGLARLKLEIQQLQEKLNEEKESSNFMPDPLAPLILALNHKMILHKEDASYSLSIELDASIDNILIQSDTPIDLLETENNSAVVSLSACDPRDGNFVLATYRCQINTNRLEMRLRSIEGQPGTLQIYVTSQVQPKRCRKILIPIYALSLHVRQHEDDDTTQSSGPFNELKLNGNFTIAEMHAWLSLILPDVPERPHIHEGEAVLIYISSFIGTVLKCKYKKGSALFLGESISSIIILRDILTKEATKRKIKLDVFCEVAEGSISKVLELILPRLNTAHDLVQKIKILDALEEWELKSNPKENLCSEYQELLEKETEIRSLMMKDTEILNRLHAIITDLYVDWERAKRSRRISGKEATAKLQSALESRDLATILQIFTGKADTVVSTLIPAVI comes from the exons ATGACGTTAGCGCTGTCAAGAATAGATTACACGACGGTAGGAGTTACCTCACGTGGCACAACTGTCATATTTCCACCTAATGAAGCAATTAAACAGCCGCAAAAATTCGCCGTTGCGGATCACGATGGCATACTGCACATTTATg GCATGAAAAAGGGAGAGCTGCAATTGTCTTTTAAATCTTTGCCTGGCCCAAAAATCCATAAAATGGTCCTTGGTGGCACGATAGGTATGCCGAGggataagatttatattgcgTATGACAGCTCCGTAAGGGGATTCACGAGAAAAGGCAAACTGTTCTTGGAGTTTGATACCAGTCTTATAGATCCAATTTCCGCCTT ATTTACTCTGTCTAGATATGTTCTTGGTCCTGATCTCGCGGCGTGTGCGCGCGATCTCTATCACAGATACAGGGATTGCAAAGACGCCGATTCCTATCTGGCCGGGGAAACTTTGCACGATGTCGTGCTCTTGCCCGGAGACGGCAATGTGGTGTATGCTATTCTCGCTTGTGCAGACTGCGCG GTACGCGTTCTACATGGCACAAGAAGTCCGACCGTCCTGAGATTACCGAGTGCTCCTACGGTGCTCTCTGTATATAG AGATGGAGAGGTATATTCGAAAGATCGCGTCTTGGTTGGCACCGCGGATGGTAGAATCGGACTGCTAATTCTCCAAGGCAATAAAACTCTCCGAATCACCTGGTTATTGACTTCGACAGGTTCGGGAATCACTTCGTTGGATACTCATCAGTTGCAGGACGGTATAGACATCCTTGTGGGTCGACAAGACGGAGTCGTCGAGGTATACACGTTTCCCGATGAAGATGTGACGTCCACTCTACGCTATCACTAT AATGCCGGCGAAAGTATTAGTACAGTCGTAGGTGGTATAATTGGTATCGCCAATTATCCCGAGGTTCTCGTAACGACTTATTCAGGCCGAATATTTGGATTGACTACCAGTCCGCCTGGTTTGCTAGAAGCAGGACAAAGCGATGTTGGATTGGCCAGACTAAAACTAGAGATACAACAACTGCAGGAGAAATTGAATGAGGAGAAAGAGTCGTCCAATTTCATGCCTGATCCTTTAGCACCTTTGATATTAGCACTGAATCATAA GATGATTTTACATAAAGAGGATGCGTCGTATTCCCTTTCTATAGAGCTGGACGCGTCGATCGACAATATTCTCATACAATCGGATACACCTATCGACCTGTTGGAGACGGAGAACAACAGCGCAGTGGTCAGTCTATCCGCTTGCGATCCTAGAGATGGCAATTTCGTTCTTGCTACTTATCGATGCcaa ATTAATACAAATCGATTGGAAATGAGATTGAGATCAATCGAGGGTCAACCGGGTACCTTGCAGATTTATGTAACATCTCAg GTGCAGCCGAAACGTTGTCGTAAAATCTTAATTCCTATTTATGCCTTGTCTTTACACGTCAGACAGCACGAGGACGATGACACCACACAGTCCAGTGGTccatttaatgaattaaaattaaacggcAATTTCACGATTGCCGAG ATGCATGCATGGCTTTCTCTGATATTACCGGATGTGCCTGAAAGGCCTCATATTCACGAGGGCGAAGCtgtcttaatatatatctcatccTTCATCGGGACGGTCctcaaatgcaaatataa AAAAGGAAGTGCGCTTTTTCTCGGCGAGAGTATATCCAGTATCATAATTCTTAGAGACATATTGACGAAGGAAGCAACGAAACGAAAGATAAAGCTAGACGTGTTTTGCG AAGTAGCAGAAGGAAGTATATCTAAAGTCCTAGAATTGATTCTTCCCCGATTAAATACAGCCCACGATTtagtacagaaaataaaaattctggaCGCTCTCGAGGAATGGGAACTCAAGTCCAATCCAAAGGAAAATTTATGCTCCGAATATCAAGAATTGCTAGAGAAGGAAACAGAGATCAGATCGCTTATGATGAAGGATACCGAGATTCTGAATAGATTGCACGCAATCATTACCGACTTATACGTAGACTGGGAACGAGCAAAACGATCTCGAAG GATTAGTGGTAAGGAGGCCACGGCAAAGCTTCAAAGTGCTCTTGAATCTAGGGACTTAGCCACTATCTTACAAATTTTCACTGGTAAAGCTGATACAGTCGTATCAACACTAATACCTGCGGTTATTTAG
- the LOC126851688 gene encoding zinc finger protein 271-like isoform X2, which produces MSRKFNGATTRSPAGHANYLKRRTKRTDVISVVMKLNVVPAVFPIMEVTTEEAQAVLLEGMEGAQYITIQRADGESLSKGVPLLSLNGELISEGMVVDMINAGVGTDYGTATQYYEADDLLSHELTEEDRRLAAALVAVQFHQHQKQQQLHIQSQHEDPTLPDVSQLETLAPVNSYSIQTVSEPNATPPVYPPLQPFKRITQNVKQEFINVKSEYDVEVSTESSEDATSASGPKRTLPHKKRIPRKLKQQQTKKNATRKDNKSGQENTTVELTSEVQTNVFKCELCSSKFNSQLKFFEHLKVHYEPVKQETRIAQATNTNITISVPETVHSLENTVIEEFSEPEDLMEGIRGVVEETGAHIDDDTDSPLPIANNESSLWTITDATEVQQRDQQQIKPSAVSENKNSDEKGKTDIPQTAKKKKSPKTRKSSDDLTCRECNRSFHHKNSLVYHMRSHSGDRPHQCEICSKRFFAASALKVHMRLHSGDKPYKCEVCGRHFRQWGDLKYHSTSIHSEQKQYQCEYCAKEFARKYSLIVHRRIHTGEKNYRCEYCSKTFRASSYLQNHRRIHTGEKPHPCTVCGKPFRVRSDMKRHMHTHSRAKTNDKQQSLNRILTGKNVESVEGDKVQAKTIQDLVRDLKLEVEATGNVVDIVPPDDNPESILPHTGQNLEYTITSTADTITADRDPLEAVARTTDNMQYFFGPI; this is translated from the exons ATGTCACGCAAATTTAACGGGGCGACAACAAGGAGTCCAGCCGGGCACGCGAATTATCTCAAACGAAG AACAAAAAGAACAGATGTTATTTCAGTGGTCATGAAGCTTAATG TTGTACCAGCAGTATTCCCAATTATGGAAGTCACAACAGAGGAAGCACAAGCTGTGCTCTTGGAGGGAATGGAAGGTGCACAGTATATCACTATTCAAAGGGCTGATGGAGAATCTTTAAGCAAAGGAGTGCCGCTGTTATCTCTAAATGGTGAATTAATCTCGGAAGGTATGGTTGTGGATATGATCAATGCTGGTGTTGGCACGGATTACGGCACGGCTACACAATATTACGAGGCAGACGATTTATTGTCGCACGAATTAACAGAG GAGGACCGTAGGCTTGCTGCAGCTCTGGTTGCGGTACAGTTTCATCAGCACCAGAAGCAGCAACAACTCCATATCCAGTCTCAACACGAGGATCCGACTCTACCGGACGTTTCTCAACTGGAAACTCTAGCGCCCGTGAATTCATACTCGATTCAAACGGTGTCAGAACCGAATGCCACTCCTCCTGTATATCCACCCTTGCAACCATTTAAAAGAATCACGCAAAACGTAAAACAGGAGTTTATCAATGTTAAGAGTGAATATGATGTTGAGGTTTCTACAGAGAGCAGTGAAGATGCCACGTCGGCGTCTGGACCTAAGAGAACTTTACCGCACAAGAAGAGGATACCTCGTAAGCTGAAACAGCAACAGACCAAAAAGAATGCGACACGGAAAGATAATAAGTCGGGTCAAGAAAATACAACAGTTGAATTGACTAGTGAAGTCCAGactaatgtttttaaatgtgaATTGTGTAGTTCTAAATTTAACAGTCAGCTGAAGTTCTTTGAACATTTAAAG gtGCATTATGAACCGGTAAAACAAGAGACACGAATAGCTCAAGCGACGAATACTAATATCACAATATCAGTGCCAGAAACAGTACATAGTCTAGAAAATACTGTAATTGAAGAATTCAGTGAACCTGAAGACCTTATGGAAGGTATTCGAGGTGTAG tGGAAGAAACTGGTGCACATATTGATGATGATACAGACTCTCCACTACCCATTGCAAACAACGAATCGTCATTATGGACCATTACCGATGCCACAGAGGTACAACAGAGGGACCAACAACAAATAAAACCATCGGCCGTTagcgagaataaaaattccgATGAGAAGGGGAAGACTGACATTCCACAGACTgctaagaaaaagaaatcaccAAAAACGCGAAAATCAA GTGATGATTTGACGTGTCGTGAGTGCAATCGTTCATTCCatcataaaaatagtttagtCTATCATATGCGATCTCACAGCGGAGATCGACCGCATCAGTGCGAGATTTGTAGCAAACGTTTTTTTGCTGCTAGCGCATTAAAG GTACATATGAGACTTCATAGCGGTGACAAACCATACAAATGCGAGGTGTGCGGACGACACTTCCGACAGTGGGGCGACCTGAAATATCACTCGACGAGTATTCATTCAGAGCAGAAACAATATCAGTGCGAATATTGCGCCAAAGAATTTGCACGAAAGTACTCGTTAATTGTGCATAGGCGTATTCACActggagagaaaaattatcgctGCGAGTATTGCAGCAAAACGTTCCGAGCGAGTAGTTACTTACAAAATCATCGTCGTATACATACCGGTGAGAAGCCACATCCATGCACAGTGTGCGGGAAACCGTTTAGAGTTCGAAGCGACATGAAAAGACACATGCATACGCATTCTCGAGCGAAGACGAATGATAAACAGCAGTCGCTGAACAGGATTCTAACGGGGAAGAATGTGGAAAGTGTGGAGGGCGATAAAGTACAGGCGAAAACGATTCAGGATCTCGTGAGAGATCTAAAATTGGAAGTTGAGGCGACAGGCAATGTAGTGGACATCGTTCCTCCGGACGATAATCCGGAGAGCATTTTACCGCATACTGGACAAAACTTGGAATACACTATAACATCGACGGCAGATACTATAACCGCAGACAGAGATCCCCTGGAAGCTGTTGCGCGAACGACTGATAACAT gcaatatttttttggacCGATATAA